The sequence tttccgtGTTCTAGATCGCATGGCGGGACCCAAAGACAGGGAAAGGCACGACGATCTTCCTCGGATACACCTCCAATCTGATATCGTCAGGTCTGCGAGAGACTCTCCGCTACCTCGTTCAACACAAGCACGTTTCAGCCATCGTAACGACGGCCGGCGGCGTTGAAGAGGACTTTATCAAATGCCTCGCTCCGACGTACCTAGGCTCCTTCACCATGAAGGGCGCTCCGCTTCGCGAGAGGGGGATGAATCGAATCGGAAACCTGATCGTGCCCAACAACAACTACTGTCTGTTCGAAGACTGGGTGATGCCCATACTGAATAAAAtgctggaggagcaggaagCGTCGAAGAGTACGGACGAGCCTCTGCACTGGACGCCAAGCAAGGTCATTCATCGCCTGGGGAAGGAGATCAACAACGAAGAATCCGTCTACTACTGGGCTTACAAGAATGATATTCCCGTCTTTTGCCCGGCGTTGACCGATGGGAGTCTTGGTGATATGTTGTATTTTCATACTTTCTCCGCTGCCCCGGCACAACTGCGGATCGATATCGTTGAGGACATACGGAGGATCAATTCCATGTCTACATTTGCTGAACGGGCGGGAATGATTATCCTTGGTGGGGGATTGGTCAAACATCACATCGCCAATGCTTGCCTGATGCGTAACGGTGCCGAGAGTGCTGTGTACATCAACACCGCGCAGGAGTTCGATGGGAGCGATGCTGGCGCACGGCCGGATGAGGCTGTGAGCTGGGGAAAGATCAAAGCGGATGCGCAGAGCGTAAAGGTAAGTTTGGGGCCCTTTTCCTCTCGAATATTATTGGCGATGCTTGTTTATTCTTGAGCCTAATACATGTATGCGTCTTATCATAGGTTTACGCGGAGGCAACTGCCGTCTTCCCTCTTATCGTAGCCGCTACCTTTGCGAAGGTGAACAAACAAGTTATCAAATGAGTGCACGTTCCTTCGCACCATTCGAGAATACGGCAATGATTTTCAGAATCTGTTGCATCATTGCGGTCCGAGCTTCGTTAAGCACAGCGGCTCACTCACCGATCGACAATGCTTATATTCAATCTAAAAGACTGGCCCCGAGCGCGCCAATCATTGCGGCGGTCGCCCATGATGTTcaatacatacatacaaacaTACCAGGCCGCAGGGCAGAGGACGAACGCCATCGccatttttttttgccaCCGCGAACACATGTGATACGGGCACCATTTCCAACACATGGAGAACGGCCGGAGTGCGGGGAAACGTTGACAAAATATACTGATATGAATGGGATACCCAAATATAGGGATAACGAATAAAACCAGCCTATTTTGGCGCCGAGTAACAAGgccctactccgtacggaagATGTAGTTAGTAATTGACAATTGTGCCAATGGCTCAGTGAAACGAGGCCCaggctccttttttttttttctttttctttttttttgggcgtCCGGGGTCCCTCCAATGAAAAGGTATGGGTAGGAAAAGCCCCGGGACATCCATGGCGTGGCGCTTTGTAGGGAGAACTGGAGGCAAGCCACACATTGATGTTAGATCCACCGTCGGAGTTGTCATATATTGCATGCATATCCTAAAAATGCCTGATTGGGCGAAGCCACGGCTGCTTGCATCTGGGATCTCGACGTTACTGGGACGCGTGGCCGCTGTTAGCATAGCTTTCAAGTCTGAAGGGGAGCTAGTAGGCGGGAGATAAACGTCTGAGGGAGAAAAATATTGCTCGTGGCGAGAGTTCGCTTTCAATCCCGTGGTGAAAGAACGGGGTTTCATGCCCAATTACACCATGACATCCCTGATGGTCAGTGCTGCGTGGCAGTTTGGGTCCGCGCTCTTCACGGAACGCGCTGTTGGCATGCAGAGAACATGGTCGTGTGGGGAGTACCTCAGCAGCAAGGCAGAAACAGACTAACCTGGAAGGGCATAACAAGAATCctatgtactctgtagataCGATGACATGCATGCGGGCAGGAGACAGACAACATGGGGCTCTCGGTCCATCTGATAGGAACGCAGGTATGAAGAAAAGGCTCTGTTCAGATGGGGTTGAGCGGCCGCTATCTGGCAGGACTGTATTTTTCTCTAGAGCAGCGAAAGAGCGTGGGATACTCGCCGTATACTTATGTATCTTCCCGCTCTTCACCATCAAGCAAAGAGGGGATTGAAATATCTTTTCTGCATGATACCTTGCTTCTTGCTCCAATTCATGTCTGCGGATGGTGTCCACTCCTCGGACGGTCAGTAGGACTCGGGCCGACTCAGTAGAGGCCCAAGTGATGCTCGGATGGCTAACATGATGAATGACCGGCCGGTGTGGTTCCGGCTCTTCCCAGGCAGATGTTTTCTCTCCCTGCACCGCATATGCAATGTAGGATGTAGTTATGTACTGTGCATACATCCAGACCCAATTCGAGGCCGGGTCGCTGCATTTGGAGGGCCGGAGGGCTCAGGTGTCGGGGGCAGATTGGAAGAGGCAAATCCCCAGAATCCCAACAATCTTGGTGACTCCTGGCCTGGGAAGTCCCCAAGATCAGCTTTTACAGACGTTTGTTTCCTTTGTATGCAGATATCTTGGCATTGTGGTCCGGGTGTTGGCGCAGGTCCACACCACCAGTGAGGCTGCAACGACAGCGCAGGGGTGAGTCATGGAGGCACAGCTTTGGGCCGCAGCGACACAGCATCCAAGCAACATGGACGGACGAAGTCTTCCAAGAGGGTTGAAGTCTTGCTGCCTAAAAATTACCTGGTATCTTTGCTTGTGTGCTTCTCTTCCTGCGATGGTTTGCTGACGGGGAGGAAGCTCTGCTGGCGTCGGAAAAGGGCGTTAGGTTTGAGGTTCCCCACAGGAACGAATGGACGAGCGAGGACGTCGGCAAGGCGGTGTGACAGAAGCGGGTCTCCGGGGGGAGCTTTGCGCTCGAGAGGCGACGCCGGACAGCTTCCAGTCCAGACCCGCTGACGCTGCTGCTCTGCGCGAATTGCCTCCCGAAGTCCATCCAGGACTCCGAACATGTTCCTTCGCCCGAAGCGGAcagagggggaaaaaaaaaaaaaaaaaaaaggaagaagaggctCCATAGGCAAACGAACAGGGGGTTCATCGTAGTCTGGTTATCCTGGTACCTAGAGACCGGGACAGAGCAGTCAGGTCCTCATCGACAAATCCGGTTGCCCTACATCACCGTCGGACTTGTAATCGTGAATTGGAGATGGTTTTTTAGCGGCGATTCGAAACGGGTTGACTTCAGGCTCCTCCACGATCGACTCTCACATGGACTGCTGATGACTATTCCCCCGGCTCCTATTCGAAGCTGCTGCCTTGAATTCCTCCAAGCTCAAAAAGCTCCCCAAGAAAGAAGACAAGGCAAATCTTTCACGGCGGGTGGCAAGCAATTCATCAACTGCGGATCAGCCTCAGCCTTTGCCGTTTTCTGCTTAAACCGCAGCCTGTACCCCTTCCCACTAGCCCGCCCAAAGCCAACAAAAACTCACTCTCGTTCCCCCCAAagtctctctcttcttctgctcAGCACTCCTCCcgtatcttctttttatccTCCATTCACAAAAGTTATCCTCTGTCATTTGCTTCACTCAACACCCCTCTCTTATCCATTCTCTGCTGTGTAACACGGTCTCACAcactcacacacacactccctctctctctctactTATCTATCTGCTACTTGGCTTTCTGTTGCCTGTGAACCTGAGAGACCCAGTCGTGCTTTCTGGCCATTTTATTTGCCTTGCATCGATCAATAATATTTTAGAGACACAGTGGGATTGCACCGTTCACTCATATTAGAGTTCTTTCTCCCCTTCTATCACTAGTGCAGT is a genomic window of Coccidioides posadasii str. Silveira chromosome 3, complete sequence containing:
- the DYS1 gene encoding Deoxyhypusine synthase (BUSCO:260722at4751~EggNog:ENOG410PHG4~COG:O~BUSCO:8657at33183) — protein: MGSHADAPPSRATDAVLVASENVPEGTPQVSGIDFDKYADRDITAAELLENMAGMGFQASAVAEAARIINEMIAWRDPKTGKGTTIFLGYTSNLISSGLRETLRYLVQHKHVSAIVTTAGGVEEDFIKCLAPTYLGSFTMKGAPLRERGMNRIGNLIVPNNNYCLFEDWVMPILNKMLEEQEASKSTDEPLHWTPSKVIHRLGKEINNEESVYYWAYKNDIPVFCPALTDGSLGDMLYFHTFSAAPAQLRIDIVEDIRRINSMSTFAERAGMIILGGGLVKHHIANACLMRNGAESAVYINTAQEFDGSDAGARPDEAVSWGKIKADAQSVKVYAEATAVFPLIVAATFAKVNKQVIK